In Ovis aries strain OAR_USU_Benz2616 breed Rambouillet chromosome 13, ARS-UI_Ramb_v3.0, whole genome shotgun sequence, the genomic window CTATGAAAGAAAGGGGCTTGTGAAATGAGGGCTGGAATACGTCTGTCTTGAGGTCAGAGAAGGCTTTCTTGAGAAGATGTGGTCTGTCGGATTCCATGAGGAGGGCAAGAGGAGGTTGGGAGTGCCTCCTGTCGAGGCCTGGGTGCATTCAGTGAAAAGATGGCCAGGAGGGAGGGAATTGGGCGGGAGCAGGCTGAACTGTGACGGCAGAGGGCTCTTGGAGGGGAAGGTGACGGCCCAGACTCAAGGCTCTTTATCTCAGGAAGGCTCTCACAGGTGCAGCATCTTCCTGTGGGTGTATCTGGCACTGCGGACAGTTTCCAGCAGGTTAGCGACACGTGCGTCTTCCTCTCTGCTGACTCTCAGAGAAGACAGATGCCTGCCACATGGGTGAGAGCAAAGTATCGTAGGACAGCCCTCGGAGTCTAAGCAGAGCTCCTTGCAGTCTGGAGTGCTTTACGCTGAGCATTGTAACATCCACTGGGGCGTGACTATTTATGGTGAGAAGTTGAGATGACGATTCAGTCTAACATCTCCGAAGTTCTCCTTTCTCAGACCTGGTTCTTGGCCTGGGTGGGGACTGCAGTCTGATTTTTGTTTATGCATCCTGAGGACAAATGTCTCCTCCTCAGAGAAGCCACTGTTGACATTTCAAAGAAGCCCTCcaacactccccccccccccttgaACTATTCTGCTTTCACTATCACAGGTATCGCTATCTAGCAGAAAGTCTTACTTCTCACCTAGCTCCTCTATTAGAATGGAAGCTTGCCAGTGCTCATGAGAGGGGACTCACATTACCCTGTTGCTAAGCTATGTTCatctctgagaccccgtggactgtagcctgccaggctcctctgtccatgggatttcccaggcaagaatactggagcgggtggccatttcctactccaggggatcttcctgacccagggatggaacccaggtctcctgcgttggcaggtggattctttaccactgaggctcCAAGGAAGCCCTCCTTGCGTTTAGGAAATGCTAAATTAATGAATGCCTGTTCatatgaaagatgaaaaaaaaatgcaaaattttgtACTGTAAAAACTGGGTAGGTAACCTTTAATAACCAAAAATTAAAGCAGATTAAAATTAGCCAGAGTTTCCCTGTAGGACTTTTGGAACCCTAGGGGCCCAGCTGTGGGTCCCAGACTCAGGGCGAGCGCGACTGAGGATGggtcccttcctcccggcccggGCGAGGCTGATGCTCCCAGCAGGGGTGCAGCCCTACTAAGGGTGGTTAATTCTCACCTGAAGTTGTGAGCGGTCCCATTTCTTTTAGGCCTAGCAGGATTGCCTTGATCTGGGTCTGTTCTTTGTAATGATTTTTGGCAAACATTGTTCAGAAAATCCCTTAGCTGTCGTTCACGGGAAGGTGACTCCATCCCCACTCCCTCTGCTTGGTTCTGGCTCTTCTGGAAGGTGGGAATGGCTTCCCCGTTTCACAGATGACGAACCTGAGGTGGCTCCAGAGAGCTGAAAAAGTCACCCGGGGTTTGCGTCTGCTTGGGGTGAAGCCACTGCTACTGCTGCCACCAGTCTGCGCTGCCTCCGATACTAGGAAAGTCTGCTTCCTCCTCGAGTGATTTTGGCTTCGTGAACGGTAGTGACTACATCTGGCTTTTCTCCTGACCTTTCGGGGCGTGGGTCCCTGTAAGAACAGATGAAAGCCCCGAAGACCCTTCCAGAAGAATGCGCACGTCACACCGCGTGTCATACGCAGAGTCGGGGGGCAGATGGACACCTCGCAGCCTGCACTCCCGGTTTAGAATTCTTCCCTCCCTGCCGAAATGGGGCCTCCAGCGGCAGAGGAGTGGTCTAGATCAGTGAGACAAAAACAGGAGCTGCAGTCAGGGAAGGTGCTGACTTGCCTCTTTCCACCGCGGGTTAGGCAGTGGGTGTTGGCCTCACACCCCGGCTTCAGCCCTTAACCCCTGGAGAAAACCACTGTTACAGAAGTGAACGCTGGGGTCCGGTGTGCTGGGGGCTGCTGCTCGCTGAGGCTACAGCAGGAACCACCTGCTTtggaaagatagaaggcgggTGGCCAGACTCTGCAGCTTTTTAGAAAGCCCTTGTCGGTGAGTCTGACTGAACCTGCTTCAGATGCAGCCTCAGAAACTGTGTTAAGCCTCAGCTGTGTTCCAGGCGAACCCTGTGCGGGGTTTCCCGGGGATTAGCCTGTGAAAGTCTGCCCGTGATAGGTGATCTGTAAATACATCTTCACCCTTTTAAAGACTCAGTGTTTACATTCAGCAGAAGTGGGGACTCTAGAATTCTCtgttccctgttggctcagagagttgaaacttgttttttttaaatttaaatttatttatttttaattggaagacagtttctttacagtattgtgatggtttctgcagTGCATCAACATGACTCacccacaggtgtacacatgtcccctcccgcTTGAAACcaccttcccccttccctccccttcccatcccGTCCCACTGCTCccggttgtcacagagccctgggggTGAGCTCCCTGCGTCATACAGCAGGCTCCCTCTGGCTGTCTAACTGTATAGATGGTAGGGAGTTGAGACTTTCTGTGCGGGGAGATGGCTTGAATGCCAGCATATCTGTGTGTGGACTTCGCTTTAGCTTCTATGTTGTGTAGCTCAGTGTTGCCCAGCTTCCGTATTCATAAGAGTTACGCACCAGGTTGAACATTCAAAGCAATGTGTATATCCCATTGTAAAGGACTTTTTCCCAAGATATCTACTGGGTCTCTGAGGAGGCTGATGCATGTTTATTGGGTGATGGGAGCCTGGCTCAGGGGAGGACTGAGTCCTAGGAGTCTGCGTGTCTGTTCTGACCGCTAAGCTCCCTACTGCTTGAGACAACAGGTTGCCTgtcaaatgaaagaaataaaagtcagtGGTCATAAGAGACCAGGTGGAAAGACAGGGTGTGGTGTGGTAATTGTGAACGAACAGAGCCCACAATAGTCCTTGTTGAAGCCGAGGcagtctgtttcctcctttaaATTGTAACCATGTGCCCTTGTTCCTGTCTTTTAAATGAGGGGAAACTCTAAggaataaaaatctttaaaaaatatgtggtcCCTCGTTAATCACTGGACtatcctccaatataaaattgaaacattttttatttaataaaattaaaattaaaagagacaagtgaaatggggaaggaagcaaaaaaaccaaaacatggtCCCCCTTTGAAACTCTGAAGCCAAGGACTTCCTGCCCCTTCTGGATATGTGTGGTTGCATGtttaacacacactcacacacacacacttctgccTTTAATTTCTGAGTGCTGGTGGGTCTCTCTCGCTCTGGAGCCAGACGGCTGGGGTCGACACTGAGCTCTGCCGCTTGCTCACTGTGTGGCTTTGGGCCCCTCGACCTCTCTCTGCCACACTTTCTGTAGAATAGTGGTGCTAAAGATCCTGCTTGCTAGGGCTGATTGGAGGACTGGCAGCGGCAATAAAGCACTCAGAAAGCCCTGGGCACGTGGTGAGGGCTCGGGGAACGtggctgcttagtcactcagtcgtgtctgactctttgccaccccgtggactcgccaggctcctctgtccatgggatttcccaggcaagaataatggagtgggctgccattcccttctctagtaaatgttagctattactaATGTGATTTCATACTTTGTCATGTATGCTGTCTAATTTTATTTACCGATTTAACCACATgaatcacatcagttcagttcagtcgctcagtcgcgactctttgcaaccccatggactgcagcacgccaggcctccctgtccatcacaaactcccggagtttactcatgtccattgagttggtgatgccatccagccatcccatccccttatcctcccaccttcaatctttcccagcatcagggtcttttccagtgagtcagttctttgcatcaggtggccaaagtattggagtttcagcttcagcaacaatccttccaatgaatattcagggttgatttcctttaggattgactggttgaatctccttgcaatccaggggaccctcaagagtcttttccagcaccacagttcaaaagcatcaattcttcagcactcagctttctttatagtccaactctcacatccatacatgaccactggaaaaaccatagccttaactagacggacctttgttcataactttcctccaaggagtaagcgtctttgaatttcatggtggcagtcaccatctgcagtgattttggagccctcaaaataaagtctgtcactgtttccactgtttccccatctgtttgccatgaagtgatgggaccagaagccatgatcttagttttttgaatgttgagctttaagccaacttttccactctgactttcatcaagaggctctttagttcttcactttctgccataagggtggggtcatctgcatatctgaggttgttgatatttctcccaacaatcttgattccagcttgtgcttcctccagcctggcatttcacaggatgtactctgcctataagttacataagcagggtgacgatatacagccttgacatactcttttccgtatttggaaccagtttgttgttccatgtccagttctaactgttgcttcttgacctgcatacagacttctcaggaagcaggtaaggtggtctggtattcccatctctttcagaattttccagagtttgttgtgatccacagtcagaggctttggcatagtcaataaggcagaaatagatgttttttctggaactctcttgctttttccatgatccagcggatgttggcaatttgatctctggttcctctgccttttgtaaaaccagcttgaacatctggaagttcacggttcacgtattgctgaagcctggcttggggaattttgagcattactttgctagcgtgtgagatgagtgcaattgtgcagtagtttgagcgttctttggcattgcctttctttgggattggaatgaaaactgagcttttccagtcctgtggccactgctgagttttcctaatttgctggcattttgagtgtagcactttcacagcatcatctttcaggatttgaaatagctcccctggaattccatcacctccactagctttgttcatagtgatgctttgtaaggcccacttgacttcacattccaggatgtctggctctagatgagtgatcacaccatcgtgattatctgggtcatgaagatcttttttgtatagttcttctgtgtcttcttgccacctcttaatatcttctgcttctgttaggtccataccatttctgtcctttattgagccgatctttgcatgaaatgttcccttggtatctctgattttcttgaagagatctctagtctttcccattctattgttttcctttatttcttttcactgatcgctgaggaaggctttcttttctttccttgctgtactttggaactcggcattcaagttttttaattttacagtgaATTACACCTTAttcacagagaaggcagtggcaccccactccagtactcttgcctggaaaatcccatgtacggaggagcctggtaggctgcagtccatggggttgctaagagtcgaacacgactgagcgacttcacaacttcactttcacttttctgcattggagaaggaaatggcaacccactccagtgttcttgcctggagaatcccagggacgggggagcctggtgggctgccatctatggggtcgcacagagtcggtcatgactgaagtgacttagcagcagcagcaacaccttgTTCATAGTGAAGACACGTAAGTGCTACATTAAAGCAAACGTGAgcttttactgtgtgtgtgtggactgtaGTCACTGAACTGCATAGTGACCCTCATGCCAGTGTATCAGTCGGATTGAAAATTCAGTGCGTGAGCTctgcctggtgctctgtgacagcctgctggggtgggagggaggttcacggGAAGGCGGCGTCTGCATACTTGTGGCTGGTTCACGGTGTACAGCAGAAAGCAGCCCAACCACGTAAGGCAGCTGTTgctcagccactaagtcgtgtctgactctgccaccccaggagtgcggcacgccaggcttccctgtccttcaccgtctcccggaatttgctcagactcctgtccattgggATTGTtggaaccatctcatcctctgctgtccccttctcttgccctcagtctttcccagcatcagggtcttttccattgagtcggctctttgcatcaggtggccaacgtaaaGCAAGTATCaatcatccaattaaaaatagattctaACAGATTATGGAAATGGTCGGACTTCCAATAGCCTCAATAAGCTTGAGCAGGTTTTAACTCTTAGAGAATAAGCTAGTCTGAGGCATTTACCAAAATCAGCTAGCACATCACTCTTGCTCCCTGGATTATCTTGATGAAAGAATGTTCCAGCTTGAGAAATTCTGCTCCAGGCCAAAAGTTGACTGGCTTGATCCAGGATTTAGTCTCAGTTgtttatatttgaaatgtttttgcAGATTAGACATTCCATAGCATATCGAGAGAGGGCCTGGGCCTCACGAAGAACCCTAAGCTTGCGGCACTGCAGCTTGGTAGGGTCTGTGTCTGTGACAGCCGCTACCTCTTGTAGTCCTGGACTCCGAGGACAAGCAGTTTATCGAGACGTTTCAGAATTGTGCTAAAAGCTAACCTCTGATCTCTCCATTCAGATTAATTCTACAGAACATTTCAATGTTTTCTCAGGCTGCAGAAGATGTCCATGTCACTTTTGAGGATCaacaaaagataaacaaatttGCACGGAATACGAGTAGGATCACGGAgctgaaggaagaaatagaagtgAAAAAGGTATTGAAACTGGGTCTCATTTAAGACCCATGAAAGCTCTTCCTGCTGTAGCTTTTTATAACTAAGTTCAGTCATGTGTGGTTGTAGCAGTCCTGGGCTCCCCATTGTGAGTCACATAATACACTCCAGTTAGTTTAAGAGGGAAGGTGTTAGTTGAGGGAGGTGGGCGTGGGCCGATTGTTGATGGGCGTGCCTTCTGGCTGAGGGTCGAAGAGCAGGTCCCAGAGCCTCGCACGGAGGCCTGGGCCGGTGATGGGGCTGCTGCTTCCCCGCTGATGCAGAGCTGGCTGCGCCCTCCTCAGGGGGGTCTCTGCCCCGCCATCCTTGGGACTCTGGGCTGCTACCCACCCCTGGCCTGCGTGTCAGAGCCCGCTTCTCATGGCAGCTCGCCTGGGCTGAAGGCCAGGTCAAGTGTCTTTGATTAAGGGAATTTATGTCATTATTCGCTTGCATCAAGCAGAGCTGAGAAAGGCAAGTTTGTGTTCGTGTTTTTAGTCTGCTATTGGAAGGCAGAATCCCCACAGTGAGAAGCAAAGTAGGAGGCCTTCCGAGTGGCATGGATTCCCCCATGGTGTGCTTGAGGGGCCGTGGAGACCCCCACGGTGCGCTCGAGGGGCCGTGGATTCCCCCACGGTGCGCTCGAGGGGCCGTGGAGACCCCCTGGTGTGCTCGAGGGGCCGTGGAGCTATCTGGAGCTATCCAGAGGACAGTGTGTTCGTGTGCTCCTGTGTGCTTCTGTGGGAAATGCCGTCCAAAAATTGTGAGACACTCTTATTTTAGTGTGATAATTCCTTTGTGAAAGGGTCTCTTAGAGTGTGGGTGTCCCAAATGACAAGTGTGTTTTACCCTCTATTAGGTAATTTTGAATGCATTTTTCATTGCTATTCACTTCTGATATACAGAAACAACTCCAGAATTTAGAAGATGCCTGTGAGGACATCATGCTTGCAGATGACGACTGCTTAATGATACCTTATCAGATTGGCGATGTTTTCATTAGTCATTCTCAAGAAGAAACACAAGAAATGTTAGAAGAAGCCAAGGTACAAAATCTCTCCCTGGAGGGTAAAGTGGAACTCTTAAATTAGGGTTTTATGTCATTATGAAGAATGTGTAATTATAGGTGTAGGGAAGTAAGGAATGCTAGCTCACCTCTCATGGGCCCTTCCAGTGTCCGAGGCCTTCTCTGAATGCTGGTAAACATGATTTTGTTTAATCTCAAGGATGCCTCTGTGGCATATCTGTGGGAATCCCAGTTTAGAGCTGAAGAAGAATAGAGTCTTAGAGAGGTTATGGGACTCACTCAGAGTGACAAAGGGAATGCTCTTTTGAGCCCAGGAGCTGTGGCCTAAGTTAATAGTTTCCAGAAAGTACAGAATATCATACAACAGGGAAAGACGATCACTCGTAATCCCAGAGTTACTCGCCCAGGACAAACAGTTGTCTGTGTTTCTTTTATGCTCTCTTCCTCTGCGTATTTTTGCTTCACATTTTGGTCAGTTAGCATCCTAGTGCGAGTATCTCATTTTTGCACTCAATGTTCATTTATCCAGTAGGTCTTCCCCGGGAGCTTGTTGGGGCCACATGTGTGTTAAAAGCATCACTTTTGATGACTGTTCGATGTCGTGTTAGAGGACTTTGATTCAGCTCACTGTCCTCTCCTTACATTAATTTGTTTTCACTATTTTTCTGTAGGAATATTGTGGTGAACATTCTTATTAAATCTATGGTCACCTTTAGGAAGTTTctttaaggaaataatcagagaagTGTAATTACTGGGTCAGAGTATGGATTCATTGACAACATTTGGGCTTGTTACAAATTCAGATTATTGAGTCCAGCGCCAAGAATTCCTTATTCGCGAGGCCTGGAGTGGCTCCCTGGTGACCTAGCGAGTGTCCAGGTGGCCTGGGGGCCCCCCTTTGAGAACCGCTGGCCAGGCGTCTAGCAGGCTACCAGTGCTGCTCCTAGACATTCGTCTTTCCCGAGGTTGACGGGTGTGTGTGTTCTTTGTGTGGTTCCATTTTTTCTTTGTCATATTTAGGAAAAACCCTTTGCCCCTGGCCAGGAAGGGGTTTCTGACGTCTGTGCATTTTGTGTGGCGAAGCTCCTCTGTCACAAATGAGACTCTCATTGCGGGTCTTTCGGAGTCTGACTCCAGGGGCCTCGTAGTTAGGGGACCTGCCGGATTCTGACGAGTGGTTACTCGTAATTATCAGTGGGATGTGGATTTTTATCCTTTCCTCTAGCTCCCTAGTTATTTTTGTGAAGTTGAAAGAGGCTGTGTCAGACGGCAGGCCCGTGGTAAACTGTTTCCCTAAAATATTTCTAGATCATTCTTTCTTTATTGGGATATGATCATCCATTTCATTTTACTCTGTTCTTTCAAGTCAGCGAGAACTGAGGAGAGCCTGACTTATTCTCTAATAAGCAAATACAGATCATTCCCACAACTGGACTTCTGGTTTAGATTTAATCATTATCATTTAGTATTATCAGTATCATTTAGCTGCATGTCCAAGTTCAGGAAGCGTTTGACCTAAAATTCTTCCCAGATGTTACTTCATCCACAGATGCTCAGAAATCATCCAATTGAATAgaatcaatttaatttttttttttttgacagaaaaATTTGCAAGAAGAAATTGACGCCTTAGAATCCAGAGTGGAATCAATTCAGCGGGTGTTAGCAGATTTGAAAGTTCAGTTATATGCAAAATTTGGAAGTAACATAAACCTTGAAGCTGATGAAAGTTAAAcgttttataaaatttttttaatttgtttaataaaCTTGAATATTGCTTAAAATGATAATTTCCCTTCTTCAAATGAAATGGAaagcaaaacttttttttaaatttttcatttatttaatggaAACTTGCCTATTTTCACgtcttgcttatttattttatatttttaaaagaagacagtATTCATCTATGTATTTTGCAGAACAATTATATCAAGTGTAGGGGCTTCGTGTCATGTTATTAAAATCAGTTAAGCAGACTTCCACGTTTCTATTTGTCATTTAGAATATTTGTGCCATTTTTACTCACAAGAAGATTCTAACAGCCACTCGCATCAcggtgtgtatctgtgtctgtttcaGCCGCCGCTTTGAGATGATGAAACCACTGCTTTCATCCCATGGTGCATCTATAGCTGTCTCTTTTTACTCTCTTCCCACTGACACTTTGTCACATACTAAAACACATGCGTATGCTTTATTTAAATATGTGCAATATATATCGCATCTTAGTATATACATTTCTTACATGTATTGGTTTAAGAGTCCAGATGATGCAGAAACAAGTTGAGGCATGTTGAGCTTCATACATAGAGCAGAACAGCCGAAATGAACCAGAAGAAAGAGAGgttaggttcttttttttaattacgtTTTAGACTTTATTTTAGTGCTTTCTAATTAACTGTGGTTTATATTGATAATGATGTGGAAGTTAAGCAgctgtgtatttaaaaataaggctTTTTTCCTTAAAGAGTACATTTACTCCCTACtgcctgcccgccccccccccccggcccccccaAGGTAACCCTTTTGGGATTTAGAAGACTTAATTATACTAACTTTCCAGCAGATGGCACTGATATGCCAAAACACCAATGGAGGCCTCATAATGCAAAAATGAGCAGATGTCCAAGATTAACTGTCCAGAGTTTTAGAGGGAATGTCATTTTTTAATTCTCAAGGCTGAACACTGAATATGTATTTTTTGGTTAAATGTTTAGAAACAGTTCAGCATTAAaagtagggagagagagagtgtgtgtgtgtgtgagactcaGTCACTCTTCTCAGcctcatggactagagcctgccaggctcctctgtccatggaattctccaggcgagagtactggacgggtagccattctcttctccaggggatcttcccaacctagagattaaacttgggtctcctgctctgcaggcagattctctattgtTTGAGCCATCAAAGAAGCCCAA contains:
- the PFDN4 gene encoding prefoldin subunit 4; the encoded protein is MAATMKKAAAEDVHVTFEDQQKINKFARNTSRITELKEEIEVKKKQLQNLEDACEDIMLADDDCLMIPYQIGDVFISHSQEETQEMLEEAKKNLQEEIDALESRVESIQRVLADLKVQLYAKFGSNINLEADES